A single Apostichopus japonicus isolate 1M-3 chromosome 11, ASM3797524v1, whole genome shotgun sequence DNA region contains:
- the LOC139976220 gene encoding 28S rRNA (cytosine-C(5))-methyltransferase-like isoform X1, producing the protein MIAALLNAAAMVLEAAKMKKASIKSLIYESSYWDKSRLSAVTMETQRYLPIIEKLIEETGAHESNMLSDCLLRVVTYELLFGKGLGGRDAGSFRKGIRPYQRKMKDALKKLKEDMGASNGKELLEKFGLQAKEDPMPRWVRVNLLKTTVQEVEETFIADGCICILSWKEVGDLVRGKDAKAISSLMDEYTKSLQPWQFMSDLHLPDVLVFSPATPLFKHHLTLDKKIILMDKASCIPARVLSPPIDGHVVDACAAPGNKTNHLSCIMQNTGKVFAFDLDQKRTETLKAMVEKSGSTNVEAQCADFLEVDPTDPKYVKVTHILTDPSCSGSGIVSRKDHLTGETTSRTRLKLLRGLQLRILNHAMSFPAVERVIYSTCSVHREENEEVVWRILEANPEFDLETVLPSWHHRPTKASSRDEEGEDQNEEEYYETDVNYSHLREKLDEEITRKCLRASFNEDKTNGFFVALFKKSRNFSNETGQGEGEQTVGEDETQEGEVEGNCKDDEYAEVEQVKQDRSKLMDASEHGLDATTKSKKRGFSHSAEADSSWIKGENSLKKKKKKRKKDKTRDKSVLNEDDFEDVKQFDHSLEDAKVTLTSDDADNDVDVKADVGKRIKKRKRQDLIEESQGSHDIGVNNVREDTQDCLEEGKRKPKKKKKDKNKELMNESIISTNVEDNVENMEKEVSVLKSEEDDVQRKKQKRKRKVITEVNGVDDNVRNSLDPEGERDGIGSGVVEGKQREEDGSESQRRRKKKKKETKKNLAEEVGDGIRNDDLGKGEREVRKKDKGAKKDLAERAGDGIRNEDEEKGEREKRKKKKKKKTKDDIKLN; encoded by the exons ATGATTGCAGCCTTACTTAATGCTGCGGCGATGGTTCTTGAGGCGGCTAAAATGAAAAAGGCTTCAATAAAGTCTCTCATTTACGAAAGTAGTTACTGG GATAAAAGCCGTCTCTCAGCAGTTACTATGGAAACACAGCGATATCTACCAATCATAGAGAAGCTTATTGAAGAGACTGGTGCTCATGAAAGCAATATGTTATCAGATTGTCTCCTGAGAGTTGTTACCTATGAACTTCTCTTCGGGAAAGGTCTTGGTGGAAGAGATGCTGGTAGTTTCCGTAAAGGGATAAGGCCCTACCAACGGAAAATGAAAGACGCATTGAAAAAACTTAAGGAAGACATGGGTGCATCAAATGGGAAAGAGTTATTGGAAAAATTTGGCTTACAAGCCAAAGAAG ATCCGATGCCAAGATGGGTGAGAGTGAATTTACTGAAGACAACAGTACAAGAAGTGGAGGAGACCTTCATCGCTGATGGCTGTATTTGCATTTTAAGCTGGAAGGAGGTAGGCGACTTAGTAAGAGGCAAGGATGCCAAAGCTATTAG TTCTTTGATGGACGAGTACACCAAGTCCCTACAACCGTGGCAGTTTATGTCAGATCTGCACCTTCCAGATGTCCTGGTCTTTTCTCCTGCAACTCCATTGTTCAAACACCACCTCACCTTGGATAAGAAGATCATTTTGATGGATAAG GCTTCCTGTATACCAGCAAGGGTCCTATCGCCACCTATAGACGGTCATGTGGTAGACGCATGTGCTGCTcctggaaacaaaacaaaccatCTCTCATGTATTATGCAAAACACAGG AAAAGTCTTTGCCTTTGACCTGGACCAAAAGAGGACAGAAACCTTAAAAGCTATGGTGGAGAAGTCAGGTTCTACCAACGTGGAAGCCCAGTGTGCGGACTTCTTAGAGGTTGACCCTACAGATCCCAAATATGTGAAGGTCACTCACATCTTGACCGATCCATCCTGCTCCGGTTCAGGAATAGTGTCACGAAAGGACCATCTGACAGGTGAGACCACCAGCCGCACCAGACTGAAGTTACTGCGAGGTCTCCAGCTTCGGATTCTGAACCACGCGATGAGCTTTCCAGCGGTAGAGAGAGTCATCTACTCGACTTGTTCGGTACACAGAGAGGAGAATGAAGAGGTTGTCTGGAGGATTCTGGAAGCTAACCCAGAATTTGACTTGGAGACCGTACTGCCCTCTTGGCACCATCGCCCGACCAAAGCCAGTTCACGAGACGAGGAGGGTGAAGATCAGAACGAAGAGGAGTATTACGAAACGGATGTGAATTATTCGCATTTGAGAGAAAAACTAGACGAGGAGATAACAAGGAAATGTTTAAGAGCTTCTTTTAATGAGGACAAAACTAATGGTTTCTTCGTGGCTCTTTTCAAGAagtcaagaaacttttccaacGAGACCGGGCAAGGAGAAGGCGAACAAACAGTAGGAGAAGATGAAACCCAGGAAGGAGAAGTGGAGGGTAACTGTAAAGATGATGAATATGCAGAGGTTGAACAAGTAAAACAAGACAGAAGTAAACTAATGGATGCATCAGAACATGGCCTTGATGCAACAACAAAATCTAAAAAGAGAGGATTTTCACACTCTGCTGAGGCGGACTCGTCGTGGATTAAAGGGGAAAACTctttgaaaaagaagaagaaaaagaggaagaaagacaaaacTAGAGACAAATCTGTTCTAAATGAAGATGATTTTGAAGATGTCAAACAATTTGACCATTCCTTAGAGGATGCTAAAGTGACACTGACATCTGACGATGCAGATAATGACGTCGATGTCAAGGCAGACGTCGGTAAGAGGATAAAGAAGAGGAAGCGACAAGATTTGATTGAAGAATCACAGGGGAGTCATGATATTGGTGTAAATAATGTGAGGGAAGATACTCAAGACTGTTTAGAAGAGGGCAAAAGAAAAcctaaaaagaagaagaaagataaGAATAAAGAATTAATGAATGAATCTATTATTAGTACAAATGTTGAAGACAATGTAGAAAATATGGAGAAAGAGGTCTCTGTTCTGAAAAGTGAAGAAGATGACGTACAAAGGAAAAagcaaaagagaaaaaggaaggTAATAACAGAAGTCAATGGAGTCGATGATAATGTACGGAACTCGTTGGACCCAGAGGGTGAGAGAGATGGAATAGGTTCTGGTGTTgttgaaggaaaacaaagagAAGAAGATGGTAGTGAGagtcaaagaagaagaaagaagaagaaaaaggagacAAAGAAGAACCTTGCAGAGGAAGTAGGAGATGGGATAAGAAATGATGATTTAGGGAAGGGTGAGAGGGAGGTAAGAAAGAAGGACAAGGGGGCAAAGAAGGACCTTGCAGAGAGAGCAGGAGATGGAATAAGGAATGAAGATGAAGAGAAGGGTGAGagggagaaaagaaagaagaaaaagaagaagaagacaaaggatgatattaaattaaattaa
- the LOC139976220 gene encoding uncharacterized protein isoform X2, translated as METQRYLPIIEKLIEETGAHESNMLSDCLLRVVTYELLFGKGLGGRDAGSFRKGIRPYQRKMKDALKKLKEDMGASNGKELLEKFGLQAKEDPMPRWVRVNLLKTTVQEVEETFIADGCICILSWKEVGDLVRGKDAKAISSLMDEYTKSLQPWQFMSDLHLPDVLVFSPATPLFKHHLTLDKKIILMDKASCIPARVLSPPIDGHVVDACAAPGNKTNHLSCIMQNTGKVFAFDLDQKRTETLKAMVEKSGSTNVEAQCADFLEVDPTDPKYVKVTHILTDPSCSGSGIVSRKDHLTGETTSRTRLKLLRGLQLRILNHAMSFPAVERVIYSTCSVHREENEEVVWRILEANPEFDLETVLPSWHHRPTKASSRDEEGEDQNEEEYYETDVNYSHLREKLDEEITRKCLRASFNEDKTNGFFVALFKKSRNFSNETGQGEGEQTVGEDETQEGEVEGNCKDDEYAEVEQVKQDRSKLMDASEHGLDATTKSKKRGFSHSAEADSSWIKGENSLKKKKKKRKKDKTRDKSVLNEDDFEDVKQFDHSLEDAKVTLTSDDADNDVDVKADVGKRIKKRKRQDLIEESQGSHDIGVNNVREDTQDCLEEGKRKPKKKKKDKNKELMNESIISTNVEDNVENMEKEVSVLKSEEDDVQRKKQKRKRKVITEVNGVDDNVRNSLDPEGERDGIGSGVVEGKQREEDGSESQRRRKKKKKETKKNLAEEVGDGIRNDDLGKGEREVRKKDKGAKKDLAERAGDGIRNEDEEKGEREKRKKKKKKKTKDDIKLN; from the exons ATGGAAACACAGCGATATCTACCAATCATAGAGAAGCTTATTGAAGAGACTGGTGCTCATGAAAGCAATATGTTATCAGATTGTCTCCTGAGAGTTGTTACCTATGAACTTCTCTTCGGGAAAGGTCTTGGTGGAAGAGATGCTGGTAGTTTCCGTAAAGGGATAAGGCCCTACCAACGGAAAATGAAAGACGCATTGAAAAAACTTAAGGAAGACATGGGTGCATCAAATGGGAAAGAGTTATTGGAAAAATTTGGCTTACAAGCCAAAGAAG ATCCGATGCCAAGATGGGTGAGAGTGAATTTACTGAAGACAACAGTACAAGAAGTGGAGGAGACCTTCATCGCTGATGGCTGTATTTGCATTTTAAGCTGGAAGGAGGTAGGCGACTTAGTAAGAGGCAAGGATGCCAAAGCTATTAG TTCTTTGATGGACGAGTACACCAAGTCCCTACAACCGTGGCAGTTTATGTCAGATCTGCACCTTCCAGATGTCCTGGTCTTTTCTCCTGCAACTCCATTGTTCAAACACCACCTCACCTTGGATAAGAAGATCATTTTGATGGATAAG GCTTCCTGTATACCAGCAAGGGTCCTATCGCCACCTATAGACGGTCATGTGGTAGACGCATGTGCTGCTcctggaaacaaaacaaaccatCTCTCATGTATTATGCAAAACACAGG AAAAGTCTTTGCCTTTGACCTGGACCAAAAGAGGACAGAAACCTTAAAAGCTATGGTGGAGAAGTCAGGTTCTACCAACGTGGAAGCCCAGTGTGCGGACTTCTTAGAGGTTGACCCTACAGATCCCAAATATGTGAAGGTCACTCACATCTTGACCGATCCATCCTGCTCCGGTTCAGGAATAGTGTCACGAAAGGACCATCTGACAGGTGAGACCACCAGCCGCACCAGACTGAAGTTACTGCGAGGTCTCCAGCTTCGGATTCTGAACCACGCGATGAGCTTTCCAGCGGTAGAGAGAGTCATCTACTCGACTTGTTCGGTACACAGAGAGGAGAATGAAGAGGTTGTCTGGAGGATTCTGGAAGCTAACCCAGAATTTGACTTGGAGACCGTACTGCCCTCTTGGCACCATCGCCCGACCAAAGCCAGTTCACGAGACGAGGAGGGTGAAGATCAGAACGAAGAGGAGTATTACGAAACGGATGTGAATTATTCGCATTTGAGAGAAAAACTAGACGAGGAGATAACAAGGAAATGTTTAAGAGCTTCTTTTAATGAGGACAAAACTAATGGTTTCTTCGTGGCTCTTTTCAAGAagtcaagaaacttttccaacGAGACCGGGCAAGGAGAAGGCGAACAAACAGTAGGAGAAGATGAAACCCAGGAAGGAGAAGTGGAGGGTAACTGTAAAGATGATGAATATGCAGAGGTTGAACAAGTAAAACAAGACAGAAGTAAACTAATGGATGCATCAGAACATGGCCTTGATGCAACAACAAAATCTAAAAAGAGAGGATTTTCACACTCTGCTGAGGCGGACTCGTCGTGGATTAAAGGGGAAAACTctttgaaaaagaagaagaaaaagaggaagaaagacaaaacTAGAGACAAATCTGTTCTAAATGAAGATGATTTTGAAGATGTCAAACAATTTGACCATTCCTTAGAGGATGCTAAAGTGACACTGACATCTGACGATGCAGATAATGACGTCGATGTCAAGGCAGACGTCGGTAAGAGGATAAAGAAGAGGAAGCGACAAGATTTGATTGAAGAATCACAGGGGAGTCATGATATTGGTGTAAATAATGTGAGGGAAGATACTCAAGACTGTTTAGAAGAGGGCAAAAGAAAAcctaaaaagaagaagaaagataaGAATAAAGAATTAATGAATGAATCTATTATTAGTACAAATGTTGAAGACAATGTAGAAAATATGGAGAAAGAGGTCTCTGTTCTGAAAAGTGAAGAAGATGACGTACAAAGGAAAAagcaaaagagaaaaaggaaggTAATAACAGAAGTCAATGGAGTCGATGATAATGTACGGAACTCGTTGGACCCAGAGGGTGAGAGAGATGGAATAGGTTCTGGTGTTgttgaaggaaaacaaagagAAGAAGATGGTAGTGAGagtcaaagaagaagaaagaagaagaaaaaggagacAAAGAAGAACCTTGCAGAGGAAGTAGGAGATGGGATAAGAAATGATGATTTAGGGAAGGGTGAGAGGGAGGTAAGAAAGAAGGACAAGGGGGCAAAGAAGGACCTTGCAGAGAGAGCAGGAGATGGAATAAGGAATGAAGATGAAGAGAAGGGTGAGagggagaaaagaaagaagaaaaagaagaagaagacaaaggatgatattaaattaaattaa